One Vibrio gallaecicus genomic region harbors:
- a CDS encoding CreA family protein: protein MKKALVAIGLVTLLAGCSDNEVGDVSLGMFTMKDIKLNTLIDPEVPGVTCHVASIEADFSLADPSDSSISCRQTGEITLDMLSNIDTSKSGEVVFKKSKSIFFKNMKIRRIFDPANQTLMYLSYSTKETSGSFKHSLSTVPLWGTKAYTDPNTLNLEK from the coding sequence ATGAAAAAAGCCTTAGTTGCCATTGGACTTGTAACACTACTTGCAGGCTGCTCTGATAATGAGGTGGGTGACGTATCTCTTGGTATGTTTACCATGAAAGATATCAAACTCAACACTCTTATCGACCCTGAAGTACCAGGTGTAACATGCCACGTTGCAAGCATCGAAGCTGATTTCAGTTTAGCTGATCCTAGTGACAGCTCAATTTCATGTCGCCAAACGGGCGAAATCACTCTCGATATGCTGAGTAATATCGACACTAGTAAGTCTGGTGAAGTTGTTTTCAAAAAATCAAAAAGCATCTTTTTTAAGAACATGAAAATTAGACGTATTTTTGATCCAGCCAATCAAACCCTAATGTATCTATCATATTCTACTAAAGAGACATCTGGTAGCTTTAAGCATAGCCTTTCGACTGTTCCATTATGGGGAACAAAAGCTTATACAGACCCTAACACTCTCAATTTAGAAAAATAG
- a CDS encoding inosine/guanosine kinase yields MKFPGQRKSKHYFPTHARDPLVNQIQQTPKLHRATIVGVGQTIVDIEARVDNAFLEKYELSKGHSLVLEESKADALYEELVERGLITHQYPGDTIGNTLHNYSVLADSKSVLLGVMSKKIEVGSFGYRYLCRTSSRMNLNHLQTVDGPIGRCYTLISEDGERTFAINEGHMNQLLPESIPEKIFEKASALVVSSYLMRGKPEDPMPKAVQKAIEYAKAHNVPVVLTLGTKYVIEGNAEWWQEYLKENVTIVAMNEDEGEALTGEKDPLLAANKALDWVDLVLCTAGPIGLYMAGYTDELAKRETTLPLLPGNIPEFNKFEFSRAMRKQDCNNPVKVYSHIGPYLGGPLEIKNTNGAGDGALSALLHDMAANSYHHVNVPNSEKHEYECLTYSSLSQICKYANRVSYEVLTQHSPRLSRALPEREDSLEETYWDR; encoded by the coding sequence ATGAAGTTTCCTGGACAGCGTAAATCTAAGCACTACTTTCCTACTCATGCACGCGACCCATTGGTCAACCAAATTCAACAAACACCTAAATTGCATCGCGCGACTATTGTTGGCGTAGGTCAAACTATTGTTGATATTGAAGCCCGTGTTGACAACGCATTCCTAGAAAAATACGAGCTGAGTAAAGGTCACTCTCTTGTATTGGAAGAAAGCAAAGCCGATGCACTGTATGAAGAGTTAGTTGAGCGCGGTTTAATCACACACCAATACCCTGGTGATACGATTGGTAACACACTTCATAACTATTCAGTACTTGCTGACAGTAAATCTGTTTTACTTGGTGTTATGTCTAAGAAGATTGAAGTAGGCTCATTTGGTTATCGTTACCTTTGCCGCACATCTTCTCGTATGAACCTTAACCACCTTCAAACTGTTGATGGTCCGATTGGACGTTGTTACACGCTTATTTCAGAAGATGGTGAACGTACGTTTGCAATCAATGAAGGGCATATGAATCAACTGCTGCCGGAAAGTATTCCTGAGAAAATTTTCGAAAAAGCATCAGCATTAGTTGTTTCATCATACCTAATGCGCGGTAAGCCTGAAGATCCAATGCCAAAAGCGGTACAAAAAGCGATTGAGTACGCTAAAGCACATAACGTCCCTGTAGTACTAACACTCGGAACTAAGTATGTGATCGAAGGTAACGCAGAATGGTGGCAAGAATACCTAAAAGAAAATGTCACCATCGTCGCCATGAATGAAGATGAAGGTGAAGCATTAACAGGTGAAAAAGACCCACTTTTAGCCGCGAACAAAGCACTGGATTGGGTTGACCTAGTTCTATGTACTGCTGGTCCTATCGGCTTATATATGGCAGGTTACACCGACGAATTAGCAAAACGCGAAACGACCTTGCCTTTACTTCCAGGTAACATTCCTGAGTTCAATAAATTCGAATTTAGCCGAGCTATGCGTAAGCAGGACTGTAACAACCCCGTTAAAGTGTATTCTCATATTGGTCCTTACCTTGGTGGTCCACTTGAGATTAAAAACACAAATGGTGCTGGTGATGGCGCACTTTCAGCCCTACTTCATGACATGGCTGCAAACAGTTACCACCATGTTAACGTTCCAAATTCAGAGAAACATGAGTATGAATGTTTAACTTATTCGTCACTTTCTCAGATTTGTAAGTACGCAAACCGAGTGAGCTACGAAGTGTTAACTCAGCACTCACCTCGCCTTTCTCGAGCACTGCCTGAACGAGAAGATAGCTTAGAAGAAACGTACTGGGATCGTTAA